The Pseudomonas iranensis genome includes a window with the following:
- a CDS encoding DUF748 domain-containing protein — protein MKPHMPKGLIRAIGALLTALALYSLLGFLILPGIALRVANQQLANYATVPAHLQRIELNPFSLEVSLWGLVIGEPGKEQVGFDRLYANLQIDSLWTKALHLSDIELDKPKSEILFAKDGKLNLLGLFNLPPSEPTPADPDAKPFPLRIDNIKLAGGVVHFEDMRPSEPIEFLYDDLSFELKNLSTLPEDSADMTLVAIGPAGGRIDWTGNFSLIPFTSEGTLKVTDGQMKSFWPYVRDAVPLVLENGVVSLSTEYKLNLSKQTELLLNNVAVSIAPFAIKAPDGRPLARLERLDVSETSLDLAKQQVVVGKIRSNKLETWAALEADGQLDWQKLFASQPSKPAAKAAAEPTDTPAAADSPKPEPSAPSKPWQVLVKDVQLRNYTVHLADRSAQPAVALDITPLNVDLQDFDSLNGSPFKLKLDSGLGKQGKISADGTVNLAPVNAQLNVKTEDVDLRVAQSYINPFIRLELRSGMLGSDLKVNLKSTEPLALSVTGRAQIDQLHTLDTLKTRDFLKWQQVVVDGINYQHGDSLSIDKVNLLQPYVRFMINDDRTTNVDDLLIPQPADSGAKSTAAKPAGKDKPLGIHIGAIAINDGSANFADFSLTPNFATAVQQLNGQIGTIDSRQAKPASVDIKGKVDRYAPVTIKGAVNPFDPMASLDIATSFKRVELTTLTPYSGKFAGYRIRKGRLNLDLHYLITKGQLKAENKVVVEQLQLGEKVDSPDAVSLPLKLAIALLKDVDGKISIELPVTGDLNNPQFSVMPIVWQTLRNLIVKAAAAPFKMIGGLVSGGGSEDLGTVSFAPGSSDLSKDAEAALVKLSQALKERPALRLEIEGTAAKSSDGPLLAEQRLEREYQYNYYKMLQRRGDKVPAQASLLQVPEGEKGALLEGIYRTRLKTQPPAEWKDLGKEERTAKMRQGVIAFWSGSEVLLRQLGQDRASTIKDYLVDKGKLEDDRVYFIDANLGEAESDGRVVTQMHLDAE, from the coding sequence ATGAAGCCGCACATGCCCAAAGGATTGATTCGCGCGATTGGCGCACTGCTGACAGCCCTGGCCCTCTACAGCCTGCTGGGGTTTCTGATCCTGCCGGGCATTGCCTTGCGCGTGGCCAACCAGCAACTGGCCAACTACGCGACGGTGCCGGCGCATCTGCAGCGCATCGAACTCAACCCGTTCAGCCTGGAAGTTTCCCTGTGGGGCCTGGTCATCGGCGAGCCGGGCAAGGAGCAGGTCGGCTTCGATCGCCTCTATGCCAACCTGCAAATCGACAGCCTGTGGACCAAGGCCCTGCACCTGTCCGACATCGAACTGGACAAACCCAAAAGCGAAATCCTCTTCGCCAAGGACGGCAAGCTCAACCTGCTGGGCCTGTTCAACCTGCCGCCGAGCGAGCCGACACCCGCCGATCCCGACGCCAAGCCATTCCCGCTGCGTATCGACAACATCAAACTGGCCGGCGGCGTGGTGCATTTCGAGGATATGCGGCCCAGTGAGCCGATCGAATTTCTTTACGACGACCTCAGTTTCGAGCTGAAAAACCTCAGCACCCTGCCCGAGGACAGCGCCGACATGACCCTCGTCGCCATCGGCCCCGCTGGCGGGCGGATCGACTGGACCGGCAATTTCAGCCTGATCCCGTTCACCTCCGAAGGCACCCTGAAAGTCACCGATGGCCAGATGAAATCCTTCTGGCCCTACGTGCGTGACGCCGTGCCGCTGGTACTGGAAAACGGCGTGGTCAGCCTCAGCACCGAGTACAAACTCAACCTGTCAAAACAGACCGAACTGCTGCTGAACAACGTCGCGGTGAGCATTGCGCCGTTCGCCATCAAGGCTCCGGACGGACGTCCGCTGGCCAGGCTTGAACGCCTCGACGTCAGCGAAACCTCGCTCGACCTGGCCAAGCAGCAAGTGGTGGTCGGCAAGATCCGCAGCAACAAACTGGAAACCTGGGCGGCGCTGGAAGCCGACGGCCAGTTGGACTGGCAGAAGCTGTTCGCCAGCCAACCGTCGAAACCGGCGGCCAAAGCCGCTGCCGAACCTACGGATACACCGGCCGCCGCCGACTCGCCGAAACCTGAGCCAAGCGCCCCGAGCAAGCCATGGCAGGTGCTGGTCAAGGATGTGCAACTGCGCAACTACACGGTCCATCTCGCCGACCGCTCGGCGCAACCGGCGGTGGCGCTGGACATCACCCCGCTGAACGTGGACCTGCAGGATTTCGACAGCCTCAACGGCTCGCCTTTCAAGCTCAAGCTCGACAGCGGTCTGGGCAAGCAAGGCAAGATCAGCGCCGACGGTACGGTCAATCTGGCCCCGGTCAACGCACAGCTCAACGTGAAAACCGAGGACGTCGACCTGCGTGTCGCGCAGTCCTACATCAACCCGTTCATTCGCCTGGAACTGCGCAGCGGCATGCTCGGCAGTGACCTCAAGGTCAACCTGAAGAGCACCGAGCCACTGGCCCTCAGCGTCACCGGCCGCGCGCAGATTGATCAACTGCACACCCTCGATACGCTGAAGACCCGCGACTTCCTCAAATGGCAGCAAGTGGTGGTCGACGGCATCAATTATCAGCACGGCGACAGCCTGTCGATCGACAAGGTCAACCTGTTGCAGCCGTATGTGCGTTTCATGATCAACGACGATCGCACCACCAACGTCGACGACCTGCTGATCCCGCAACCGGCCGACAGCGGAGCAAAAAGCACCGCAGCCAAACCGGCCGGCAAGGACAAACCGCTGGGCATTCACATCGGTGCGATTGCGATCAACGACGGCTCGGCCAACTTTGCCGACTTCAGCCTGACGCCGAATTTCGCCACCGCCGTGCAGCAGCTCAACGGTCAGATCGGCACCATCGACAGCCGTCAGGCAAAACCGGCCAGCGTTGACATCAAAGGCAAGGTCGACCGTTATGCGCCGGTGACCATCAAGGGTGCGGTCAATCCGTTCGACCCGATGGCCAGCCTCGACATCGCCACCAGCTTCAAGCGCGTCGAACTGACGACCCTGACGCCCTACTCCGGCAAGTTCGCCGGCTACCGCATCCGCAAGGGCCGGCTCAACCTCGATCTGCACTACCTGATCACCAAGGGCCAACTGAAAGCCGAGAACAAAGTCGTCGTCGAGCAGCTGCAACTGGGCGAGAAGGTCGACAGCCCTGATGCAGTGAGTCTGCCGCTGAAACTGGCGATCGCCCTGCTCAAGGACGTCGACGGCAAGATCTCCATCGAATTACCGGTGACCGGCGACCTGAATAATCCACAGTTCAGCGTGATGCCGATCGTCTGGCAGACCCTTCGCAACCTGATCGTCAAAGCCGCCGCCGCGCCGTTCAAGATGATCGGCGGGCTGGTCAGTGGCGGCGGCTCCGAAGACCTCGGCACGGTGTCCTTCGCGCCGGGCTCCAGCGATCTGAGCAAAGACGCCGAAGCGGCGCTGGTGAAACTGTCGCAAGCGCTCAAGGAACGTCCGGCGCTGCGCCTGGAAATCGAAGGCACTGCCGCGAAGAGCAGTGATGGGCCACTGCTCGCCGAGCAACGTCTGGAACGCGAATACCAATACAACTACTACAAGATGCTCCAGCGCCGTGGCGACAAAGTCCCGGCCCAGGCCTCGCTGCTGCAAGTACCCGAAGGCGAGAAAGGCGCATTGCTCGAAGGGATTTACCGCACCCGCCTGAAAACCCAGCCACCGGCAGAATGGAAAGACCTGGGCAAGGAAGAACGCACGGCAAAAATGCGCCAAGGCGTGATCGCGTTCTGGAGCGGCAGCGAGGTGCTGTTGCGACAGTTGGGCCAGGATCGCGCCAGCACCATCAAGGATTACCTGGTCGACAAGGGCAAGCTGGAAGATGACCGCGTGTACTTCATCGACGCCAACCTCGGCGAGGCCGAAAGCGATGGCCGCGTGGTCACGCAAATGCACCTGGATGCAGAATGA
- a CDS encoding DUF2845 domain-containing protein: MTVRNWLAVLALTCAAGHASASDTLRCGSQLISLGDRASEVQQKCGEPVSRDVLGYKRSANRREEFQVEEWTYGPNNGMYQYLRFEGNRLRQINSKRGN; the protein is encoded by the coding sequence ATGACCGTGCGTAACTGGCTGGCTGTGCTCGCTCTGACCTGCGCCGCCGGCCACGCGTCGGCTTCGGATACATTGCGCTGCGGCAGCCAGTTGATCAGCCTCGGCGACCGCGCCAGCGAGGTGCAGCAAAAATGCGGCGAGCCGGTCAGTCGCGACGTGCTCGGCTACAAGCGCAGTGCCAATCGCCGCGAAGAGTTTCAGGTCGAGGAATGGACCTACGGCCCGAACAACGGCATGTATCAATACCTGCGCTTCGAAGGCAATCGCCTGCGGCAGATCAACAGCAAACGCGGTAACTAA